A part of Botrytis cinerea B05.10 chromosome 2, complete sequence genomic DNA contains:
- the Bcpom152 gene encoding Bcpom152: MNGTPRMRSGFPPTPGSGQRNPTGRVTSPLRDLPTASPAAIESDAPLIPVELIDAPSQRMYVTGLYGLLLVWRLYDWWQLVEDESESFPLFMKWVMLDALFLYWVPKLRIPWLEWSQGTSHVAFGLHAIFDFVLMFRIGLPLQGWFLLLTKTFFDSELAISENSVRPANILHNSSLIMGRQIINILPEGSATLNPDGLPFCLDSSRPSVKLPMYFNQTKPVHIELLRFDFDTNANETIELKKRDMKNFRKMEDEPNVYTLDYIVKKPGLYRLHKIIDQSKLEVQRRMSDTLVVKCPKAVIRSTSSDKCLGDLSDLSIELEGTAPLKIVYGRTINDKDRSFHFQSNQPENFVSPLLGSTRPSTLLTLGNQDVSWGQARKVVIPLNESMTPSGLWLYSINEIHDATGNVANFTLIGEDGELIYPKNTHMEQSLTVHERPLARLTGCDSRSPLMVAIGQSTQLPVKYASPGRTPDDTSHTLTYKFSPLDTLTAAGDHGSEVIYEEYSARNAHQSPNIREPGLYTLVGVKSKFCEGEVREPASCLLLNPPEPQLSISAENINDKCAGNSIGLLVDLDLIGTPPFVVRYNIITKSGLKHESVKVSGLRHQLELKPRDAGHFKYQFTSVDDAVYKNHKLNSNDLVLEQDVKPPASAYLRRPAGDIDACIEEPVEMNVELSGEPPFTLEYEIVHDGRRRKQKVTGIESDIYKIKTDPLITGGEYSLALASVQDKTGCKIFLNGEVKFMVRHQRPRVAFGHLDGKHKIMTIEGTNIPLPLRLTGQPPWSIKYRNVNDDSGRILEKTAMSTNDAVKVDARGTYELLDVNDNQCPGTVDPKASLFEVDWLPRPKIKVADNSALVLDGEKHVKHEVCEGDIDAVEVNLIGSPPYHVKYEIRHKPEHGSVSISNKEFDAGLGLSTVSMDTIKPGLYQYKFSELSDNLYDHDSKKFSPLIIEQKVNRKPAANFIKPGQSYKYCKEELAGDEVIPIKLEGIPPFYLEIDIKHQSSARPETVKIANIDSNHYDFRIPHRVLSLGIHQVSVRKIRDSRGCQQKTEHGAPHVQVQVYDVPTIHPLESRTDYCVGERIGYTLSGTAPFEIYYTFENVQRKAKSPNTSFRRIAEKPGNFTITAISDKASECKAKTEITKIIHQMPSVKISKGRQVEVDIHEGGQAELLFEFWGVPPFEFTYTRSTNAKKGQKSHVLETRHEISYEHSKTIQSSQEGTYEVVAIKDQFCSFSTQKADGKSGQKLLQY, translated from the exons ATGAATGGGACTCCTAGAATGCGTTCTGGCTTTCCGCCTACTCCTGGCAGTGGCCAAAGGAATCCGACGGGACGAGTAACATCCCCATTGCGGGATCTTCCTACAGCTTCGCCTGCTGCGATAGAATCCGATGCGCCATTGATACCGGTAGAGCTCATTGATGCTCCTAGCCAGCGCATGTATGTTACAGGTTTATATGGCTTGCTACTTGTATGGCGTTTATACGATTGGTGGCAGTTGGTAGAGGATGAATCAGAGTCTTTCCCATTATTCATGAAATGGGTCATGCTGGACGCTCTGTTTCTATACTGGGTACCAAAACTCCGAATACCGTGGTTGGAGTGGTCACAAGGGACATCTCATGTAGCTTTTGGGCTGCATGCCATCTTTGATTTCGTGCTGATGTTCAGAATTGGC CTTCCACTCCAAGGATGGTTTCTACTTCTCACGAAGACCTTCTTCGACAGTGAACTCGCCATTTCAGAGAACAGTGTTCGGCCTGCCAACATTTTACACAACTCATCTCTAATTATGGGCAGGCAAATTATCAACATATTGCCAGAGGG ATCCGCGACATTGAATCCGGATGGTCTTCCATTCTGTTTAGACAGTAGTCGCCCTTCTGTCAAGCTCCCGATGTATTTCAACCAGACCAAACCTGTACACATTGAATTACTACGTTTCGACTTCGATACAAACGCAAATGAAACGATAGAGCTGAAGAAAAGAGACATGAAGAACTTTCGAAAGATGGAGGATGAGCCAAACGTTTATACGCTTGACTACATTGTGAAGAAGCCGGGATTATACAGACTTCACAAGATTATAGATCAGTCGAAGCTCGAAGTACAGCGGAGAATGTCCGATACGCTTGTTGTCAAGTGCCCTAAAGCTGTCATCAGGTCTACGAGCTCTGATAAGTGTCTGGGAGATCTCTCCGACCTCTCTATCGAGCTTGAGGGAACGGCCCCGTTGAAGATTGTTTATGGACGTACCATCAACGACAAAGATCGCAGTTTCCACTTCCAGAGTAATCAACCGGAGAATTTTGTCTCGCCGCTCCTGGGTTCAACTAGGCCCAGCACATTGCTTACCCTAGGAAATCAGGATGTGTCATGGGGACAAGCCAGAAAAGTTGTCATTCCATTGAATGAATCTATGACCCCCAGCGGTTTGTGGTTATACTCGATCAATGAGATCCACGACGCTACTGGAAATGTCGCAAATTTCACGCTTATTGGTGAAGACGGAGAGCTCATCTACCCCAAGAACACACATATGGAACAGAGTCTTACAGTCCATGAGAGGCCCCTTGCAAGGCTCACAGGCTGTGATTCTAGGAGTCCACTTATGGTTGCTATCGGCCAATCTACACAACTTCCGGTAAAATATGCATCGCCTGGCCGAACACCAGACGACACTTCTCACACTTTGACATACAAATTTTCTCCCCTTGACACCCTGACCGCCGCGGGTGATCATGGCAGCGAGGTAATCTATGAGGAATACTCTGCCCGCAATGCCCACCAATCGCCAAACATTCGCGAACCAGGTCTTTATACCCTGGTGGGTGTTAAGAGCAAATTCTGTGAAGGTGAAGTCAGGGAGCCTGCTTCTTGCTTACTGCTGAACCCACCGGAGCCGCAGCTGTCTATAAGCGCCGAGAATATCAACGACAAGTGTGCTGGCAATTCTATTGGCTTACTTGTTGACCTTGATTTAATAGGCACTCCCCCGTTCGTCGTAAGGTACAACATAATCACAAAGAGTGGTCTCAAGCATGAATCAGTGAAAGTATCTGGATTGCGACACCAACTGGAGCTTAAGCCTCGCGATGCGGGTCATTTCAAATATCAGTTTACCTCCGTGGATGATGCTGTTTACAAGAACCACAAATTGAATAGCAATGATCTAGTTCTGGAACAAGACGTGAAGCCGCCAGCTTCAGCCTATCTTAGACGGCCTGCCGGTGATATTGACGCATGTATCGAAGAGCCTGTGGAGATGAATGTTGAGCTTTCTGGCGAACCACCTTTTACCTTGGAATACGAGATTGTCCACGACGGGAGACGTCGGAAGCAAAAGGTCACTGGAATTGAAAGCGATATTTACAAGATAAAAACGGATCCTTTGATCACAGGTGGAGAATATTCTCTCGCTCTTGCAAGCGTTCAGGACAAGACAGGCTGTAAGATATTCCTTAACGGCGAGGTCAAATTTATGGTGAGGCACCAAAGACCTCGAGTCGCTTTTGGTCACCTGGATGGCAAGCATAAAATTATGACTATCGAGGGCACCAACATCCCGCTACCTCTTCGCTTGACTGGTCAGCCCCCTTGGAGCATCAAATACCGAAATGTAAATGATGATTCCGGTAGGATTTTGGAGAAGACTGCTATGTCAACCAATGATGCGGTCAAGGTGGATGCTCGTGGTACATACGAATTACTTGATGTAAACGATAATCAGTGTCCTGGTACAGTCGATCCCAAGGCATCCTTGTTTGAGGTTGATTGGCTTCCAAGACCGAAAATCAAAGTTGCTGATAATTCGGCTCTTGTGCTGGATGGTGAGAAACATGTTAAGCACGAAGTATGCGAAGGTGACATAGATGCAGTCGAGGTCAATCTTATTG GTTCCCCCCCTTACCACGTTAAATACGAAATCCGACACAAGCCAGAACATGGCTCAGTATCTATCAGTAATAAAGAGTTTGACGCAGGTCTTGGACTTTCAACTGTCTCCATGGACACAATCAAACCTGGCCTTTACCAGTATAAATTCTCGGAGCTTTCCGACAACCTTTATGACCATGACTCGAAGAAGTTCTCACCGCTTATCATTGAGCAAAAGGTCAACAGGAAGCCAGCTGCAAACTTCATTAAACCAGGACAGTCATATAAATATTGCAAGGAAGAACTCGCCGGGGATGAGGTTATTCCTATCAAACTAGAAGGCATTCCTCCCTTCTATCTTGAGATCGACATCAAACATCAGAGTAGTGCAAGACCAGAAACTGTCAAGATTGCTAATATCGATTCTAACCATTATGATTTCCGGATACCTCACCGAGTGTTGTCGCTAGGCATCCATCAAGTCAGTGTACGAAAGATTCGCGATTCTAGAGGGTGTCAGCAAAAAACTGAGCATGGAGCTCCTCATGTACAAGTGCAAGTTTACGACGTTCCTACGATTCATCCTTTGGAGTCTCGCACAGACTACTGTGTGGGAGAACGAATTGGGTACACATTATCGGGCACAGCGCCTTTTGAGATTTACTATACTTTTGAGAACGTGCAAAGGAAAGCAAAATCACCAAATACCAGTTTCAGACGTATTGCCGAGAAGCCAGGAAATTTCACAATAACTGCTATATCGGACAAGGCCAGCGAATGTAAAGCAAAGACTGAAATCACAAAGATTATCCACCAAATGCCTAGCGTCAAGATCAGTAAAGGAAGGCAGGTGGAAGTTGATATTCACGAGGGTGGACAAGCTGAACTGTTATTCGAATTCTGGGGCGTACCACCTTTTGAGTTTACGTACACAAGAAGTACGAACGCGAAGAAAGGTCAGAAGTCCCATGTGCTGGAGACCAGGCATGAGATTTCATATGAACACAGCAAGACGATACAGTCTTCGCAAGAAGGTACTTATGAAGTAGTGGCGATCAAGGATCAATTCTGCTCCTTCTCAACACAGAAAGCGGATGGAAAGAGTGGACAGAAGTTGCTTCAATACTGA